A window of Cytobacillus sp. FSL H8-0458 genomic DNA:
AATTTAAAAAAAGAAGGTTATGAAGTGGTGTGTGCCTATGACGGCAATGACGCCCTGGAAAAGGTAGAAGAAATCAAGCCTGATTTAATTTTGCTTGATATCATGCTTCCGCAGAGAGATGGCATTGAGGTTTGC
This region includes:
- a CDS encoding response regulator, whose translation is MDKKILVVDDEKPIADILQFNLKKEGYEVVCAYDGNDALEKVEEIKPDLILLDIMLPQRDGIEVC